In Janibacter sp. CX7, a single genomic region encodes these proteins:
- a CDS encoding MarR family winged helix-turn-helix transcriptional regulator gives MESTAQAGFAETSLTPTDGPAWTAIKVSARWERARRHVEVTQQLKVAEGRLLWLLRDGQPRSLRQIAEELDLEQSTVNRQVHAALESGVVERSRPQDSPTYVITMSEQGRDRFLADMERLLRVYGHGIAAVPAAEQERFLEHLEAFATAIGDCSQAPAGPAGRGASASEPRDLPR, from the coding sequence ATGGAGTCGACAGCCCAAGCCGGTTTCGCGGAGACCTCGCTCACGCCCACCGACGGCCCCGCCTGGACGGCGATCAAGGTCTCGGCCAGGTGGGAGCGGGCACGGCGCCACGTCGAGGTGACCCAGCAGCTCAAGGTCGCCGAGGGGCGCCTGCTCTGGCTGCTGCGCGACGGGCAGCCGCGCTCCCTTCGCCAGATCGCCGAGGAGCTCGACCTCGAGCAGTCGACGGTCAACCGGCAGGTCCACGCGGCCCTCGAGTCCGGGGTCGTCGAGCGCTCCCGCCCGCAGGACTCGCCGACCTATGTCATCACCATGAGCGAACAGGGCCGCGACCGCTTCCTCGCCGACATGGAGCGCCTGCTGCGGGTCTACGGCCACGGCATCGCCGCCGTGCCGGCGGCCGAGCAGGAGCGCTTCCTCGAGCACCTCGAGGCCTTCGCCACCGCCATCGGCGACTGCTCGCAGGCCCCCGCCGGCCCCGCTGGTCGCGGTGCGAGCGCCAGCGAGCCTCGAGACCTGCCACGCTGA
- a CDS encoding MFS transporter produces the protein MSASSPAVAPAPSRFSPVVVIVVLCLGSFSGALMQSLVIPIQAELPKLLGTDAGSASWAVTATLLAAAVTMPVTGRLADMFGKKKVMVASAALLAVGSAVAALGDTLTPFLVGRVLQGMAMGYIPVAISMVREVAPVDKRAGAVAAVSATMGVGGAIGLPLAAWIAQDFSWHGLFWFSSGLALVVLGATLVVVPHVHDAHPAHLDVVGIIGLAVGLCSALIGISKGSEWGWDSGRTVGSIAGGVVVLLAWGWYELRHRDPLVDLRTTARRPVLFTNLAAVLIGFGMMAQAIVVPQLLEMPEATGYGLGQTILEAGLWMAPGGLMMLVFAPVSSRMITTLGARITLAVGATVVGLGYLVALFLMSAPWQLMVASLVASAGVGIGYAAMPTLILDNVPEAEAGSSVGVNGLMRSVGTTIAGAVMAAILTSRTITLGGHVIPDESAFKVCFVVGAGAALAGALVCLLIPRHRARAATTEPEPVASGV, from the coding sequence ATGTCAGCTTCGTCGCCGGCCGTCGCGCCCGCGCCGTCCCGCTTCTCACCGGTCGTCGTCATCGTCGTCCTGTGCCTCGGCAGCTTCAGCGGCGCGCTCATGCAGTCGCTCGTAATCCCGATCCAGGCCGAGCTGCCCAAGCTGCTCGGGACCGACGCAGGTTCTGCCTCCTGGGCCGTCACCGCGACCCTGCTGGCCGCTGCTGTGACCATGCCGGTCACCGGGCGCCTGGCCGACATGTTCGGCAAGAAGAAGGTCATGGTCGCCTCCGCCGCGCTCCTCGCGGTCGGCTCGGCGGTCGCTGCCCTCGGTGACACGCTGACGCCCTTCCTCGTCGGGCGCGTCCTGCAGGGCATGGCCATGGGCTACATCCCGGTCGCGATCAGCATGGTCCGCGAGGTCGCGCCGGTCGACAAGCGTGCCGGGGCCGTCGCCGCGGTCAGCGCCACGATGGGTGTCGGTGGCGCCATCGGCCTGCCGCTCGCCGCCTGGATCGCCCAGGACTTCTCCTGGCACGGCCTCTTCTGGTTTTCCTCCGGCCTCGCGCTCGTCGTCCTGGGCGCCACGCTCGTCGTCGTCCCCCACGTGCACGACGCGCACCCGGCCCACCTCGACGTCGTCGGCATCATCGGCCTCGCCGTCGGTCTCTGCTCCGCCCTCATCGGCATCAGCAAGGGCTCGGAGTGGGGCTGGGACTCCGGCCGCACCGTGGGCAGCATCGCGGGTGGCGTCGTGGTCCTCCTCGCGTGGGGCTGGTACGAGCTGCGCCATCGCGACCCGCTCGTCGACCTGCGCACGACCGCGCGCCGCCCGGTCCTCTTCACCAACCTCGCGGCCGTGCTCATCGGCTTCGGCATGATGGCCCAGGCCATCGTCGTGCCCCAGCTGCTCGAGATGCCCGAGGCCACCGGCTACGGCCTCGGCCAGACGATCCTCGAGGCCGGCCTGTGGATGGCGCCCGGCGGTCTGATGATGCTCGTCTTCGCGCCGGTCTCCAGCCGGATGATCACGACCCTCGGCGCGCGCATCACCCTCGCCGTCGGTGCGACCGTCGTCGGCCTGGGCTACCTCGTCGCACTCTTCCTCATGAGCGCCCCCTGGCAGCTCATGGTCGCCAGCCTCGTCGCCAGTGCGGGCGTGGGCATCGGCTACGCCGCGATGCCCACCCTCATCCTCGACAACGTCCCCGAGGCCGAGGCCGGCTCCAGCGTCGGGGTCAACGGCCTCATGCGCTCGGTCGGCACGACGATCGCCGGCGCGGTCATGGCGGCGATCCTCACCAGCCGCACGATCACCCTCGGCGGCCACGTCATCCCCGACGAGTCGGCCTTCAAGGTCTGCTTCGTCGTCGGTGCCGGGGCGGCGCTCGCGGGCGCCCTCGTCTGCCTGCTCATCCCGCGCCACCGGGCCCGGGCGGCCACCACCGAGCCGGAGCCGGTGGCGAGCGGGGTCTGA
- a CDS encoding alpha/beta fold hydrolase, with protein MTDVQTANPEIAATIDVGGIATNYHDVGEGDPVLLIHGSGPGVSAWANWRGVLPTLSQQHRVIAPDVLGFGYTERPEGVTYDMATWTEHLVGLLDALGLERVAVVGNSFGGALALNIATHHPERVDKLVLMGAAGVPFEITEGLDKVWGFEPSLPNMIELMDVFAYDKSLLTEDLAQLRLDAATRPGSTRPSARCSPPRGSVGSRRWPCPTPTSALSRSPR; from the coding sequence ATGACCGATGTGCAGACCGCAAATCCCGAAATCGCCGCCACCATCGACGTCGGCGGCATCGCCACCAACTACCACGACGTCGGCGAGGGCGATCCCGTCCTGCTCATCCACGGCTCCGGTCCCGGCGTGAGTGCCTGGGCCAACTGGCGCGGCGTGCTGCCGACCCTGTCGCAGCAGCACCGGGTCATCGCCCCCGACGTACTCGGCTTCGGGTACACCGAGCGGCCGGAGGGCGTCACCTATGACATGGCGACGTGGACCGAGCACCTCGTCGGGCTGCTCGACGCACTCGGCCTGGAGCGGGTCGCGGTCGTCGGCAACAGCTTCGGCGGGGCGCTCGCGCTCAACATCGCGACGCACCACCCCGAGCGGGTCGACAAGCTCGTCCTCATGGGCGCGGCGGGTGTGCCCTTCGAGATCACCGAGGGCCTGGACAAGGTGTGGGGCTTCGAGCCGTCGCTGCCCAACATGATCGAGCTCATGGACGTCTTCGCGTACGACAAGTCGCTGCTCACCGAGGACCTGGCCCAGCTGCGGCTCGACGCGGCGACTCGGCCGGGGTCCACGAGGCCTTCAGCGCGATGTTCCCCGCCCCGCGGCAGCGTTGGGTCGAGGCGTTGGCCGTGCCCGACGCCGACATCCGCGCTCTCACGCAGCCCGCGCTGA
- a CDS encoding alpha/beta fold hydrolase: MPDADIRALTQPALILHGRDDEVIPLSTSMRLHELIDDSQLHVFGRCGHWVQIEHAEGFARLVGDFLA, translated from the coding sequence GTGCCCGACGCCGACATCCGCGCTCTCACGCAGCCCGCGCTGATCCTCCACGGCCGCGACGACGAGGTGATCCCACTGAGCACCTCGATGCGACTGCACGAGCTCATCGACGACTCGCAGCTGCACGTCTTCGGCCGGTGCGGTCACTGGGTGCAGATCGAGCACGCGGAGGGCTTCGCGCGGCTCGTCGGGGACTTCCTGGCCTGA
- a CDS encoding peptidylprolyl isomerase gives MKAILHTNHGDISIELFPNQAPKTVDNFVGLATGEKEYQDDAGRTNPTKFYDGLDFHRVISGFMIQGGCPLGQGVGGPGYTFDDEIHPDLTFSKPYLLAMANAGKQMGRGTNGSQFFITVGETPWLNGKHTIFGEVADGPSREVVDKIAGVQTGAMDKPVEPVTIESVEIVQD, from the coding sequence ATGAAGGCGATCCTGCACACCAACCACGGCGACATCTCCATCGAGCTGTTCCCCAACCAGGCCCCCAAGACCGTCGACAACTTCGTCGGCCTCGCCACGGGCGAGAAGGAGTACCAGGACGACGCGGGTCGCACCAACCCGACGAAGTTCTACGACGGCCTCGACTTCCACCGGGTCATCTCCGGCTTCATGATCCAGGGCGGCTGCCCGCTGGGTCAGGGCGTCGGCGGCCCCGGCTACACCTTCGACGACGAGATCCACCCCGACCTGACCTTCTCCAAGCCCTACCTGCTCGCCATGGCCAACGCCGGCAAGCAGATGGGCCGCGGGACCAACGGCTCGCAGTTCTTCATCACCGTCGGCGAGACCCCGTGGCTCAACGGCAAGCACACGATCTTCGGCGAGGTGGCCGACGGCCCGAGCCGCGAGGTCGTCGACAAGATCGCCGGCGTCCAGACCGGCGCGATGGACAAGCCGGTCGAGCCGGTGACCATCGAGTCCGTCGAGATCGTCCAGGACTGA
- a CDS encoding rhomboid family intramembrane serine protease: MSLPPSGWGGSSTDGGTGASPEAPTCPRHPDQISYIRCQRCHRPVCPQCQRSAAVGVQCVDCVREGSKGERPQRTVFGGRATTGTDRPWLTISIIAVCVVVWIGELLSPRVFSEVAFAPALGTSEPWRLLTSAFAHSPNQPMHILFNMLALWLVGGYLERMLGWARYLAIYLVTALAGSVTWLLFQPVNPADPNAYVPIVGASGAVFGLFAAVIVLNRHLGRDSSSMIATIAINAVIGFLVPNVAWQAHLGGLVAGALLAAVIALSRSRRQPGLAWVGIVAVLAVVVVLGVARYALSPTGFEAPFG; this comes from the coding sequence GTGTCGCTGCCGCCGTCCGGCTGGGGCGGATCGTCCACGGACGGCGGCACCGGCGCCTCCCCGGAGGCGCCGACGTGCCCCCGGCACCCCGACCAGATCTCCTACATCCGCTGCCAGCGGTGCCACCGACCGGTGTGCCCGCAGTGCCAGCGCAGCGCGGCCGTCGGCGTCCAGTGCGTCGACTGCGTCCGTGAGGGCTCGAAGGGGGAGCGCCCCCAGCGCACCGTCTTCGGCGGGCGCGCCACGACCGGCACCGACCGCCCCTGGCTGACGATCTCGATCATCGCCGTCTGCGTCGTCGTGTGGATCGGCGAGCTGCTCTCGCCCCGGGTCTTCAGCGAGGTGGCCTTCGCCCCCGCCCTCGGCACGAGCGAGCCGTGGCGGCTGCTGACCTCGGCCTTCGCCCACAGCCCCAACCAGCCGATGCACATCCTCTTCAACATGCTCGCGCTGTGGCTCGTCGGCGGCTACCTCGAGCGGATGCTCGGCTGGGCCCGCTATCTCGCGATCTACCTCGTCACCGCGCTCGCCGGCTCGGTGACCTGGCTGCTCTTCCAGCCGGTCAACCCGGCCGACCCCAATGCCTATGTGCCGATCGTCGGGGCCTCCGGCGCCGTCTTCGGCCTCTTCGCGGCGGTCATCGTGCTCAACCGTCACCTCGGCCGCGACAGCTCGTCGATGATCGCGACGATCGCGATCAACGCCGTCATCGGCTTCCTCGTCCCCAACGTCGCCTGGCAGGCCCATCTCGGCGGGCTCGTCGCCGGCGCGCTCCTCGCGGCGGTCATCGCCCTCTCCCGCAGCCGCCGTCAGCCCGGCCTCGCCTGGGTGGGGATCGTCGCCGTCCTCGCGGTCGTCGTCGTGCTGGGCGTCGCGCGCTATGCCCTCTCCCCGACCGGCTTCGAGGCCCCCTTCGGCTGA
- a CDS encoding cell division protein CrgA, translated as MAKPADDAQETTDEATSSAETTAKKSAKSASRSGDPSKRAAAAEAETRSGSRHKVKAQRVGNPSWFVPVMLGLMLIGLVWVVTFYITQEQYPVESWGRWNLGAGFAFILAGFAMTTRWR; from the coding sequence GTGGCGAAGCCCGCCGACGACGCGCAGGAGACGACCGACGAGGCCACCTCGTCGGCCGAGACGACCGCGAAGAAGTCCGCCAAGAGCGCCTCGCGCTCCGGCGACCCGAGCAAGCGCGCGGCGGCGGCCGAGGCCGAGACGCGCAGCGGCTCGCGGCACAAGGTCAAGGCGCAGCGGGTGGGCAACCCCAGCTGGTTCGTCCCCGTCATGCTCGGCCTCATGCTCATCGGCCTCGTGTGGGTCGTGACCTTCTACATCACCCAGGAGCAGTACCCCGTGGAGTCCTGGGGCCGGTGGAACCTCGGTGCGGGCTTCGCCTTCATCCTCGCCGGCTTCGCGATGACGACACGCTGGCGCTGA
- a CDS encoding DUF881 domain-containing protein → MPDLDPAHAAAALRSRVRTWLTHRPSRWSALVPVIAMAAGLLFATSSTTARGTDLRSEATDLPDVIRERTIDNERSASRVRSLRTEVDDLTKQAAPGSSRLRSIDKQSRASARTAGTTAVEGPSVTVTLDDAHLKASEVPEGFTVDDVVVHQQDVQGVVNALWRGGAEAMQIMDQRVVSTSAVRCVGNTLILQGRVYSPPFTITAIGDPEDLRSELDSDPSVSIYKQYVDAVGLGYEVQQSDETELPPFDGRTTLEHARPLTSAR, encoded by the coding sequence GTGCCGGACCTGGACCCGGCCCACGCCGCAGCGGCACTGCGCTCGCGCGTGCGCACCTGGCTGACCCACCGACCGAGCCGGTGGTCGGCACTCGTGCCCGTCATCGCCATGGCCGCCGGCCTGCTCTTCGCGACGTCGAGCACGACCGCCCGCGGCACCGACCTGCGCAGCGAGGCGACCGACCTGCCCGACGTCATCCGTGAGCGCACCATCGACAACGAGCGCTCTGCCTCCCGCGTGCGGTCGCTGCGCACCGAGGTCGACGACCTCACCAAGCAGGCCGCCCCCGGCAGCTCCCGGCTGCGGTCCATCGACAAGCAGAGCCGGGCCAGCGCCCGCACGGCCGGCACCACGGCCGTCGAGGGCCCGTCGGTGACCGTCACCCTCGACGACGCGCACCTCAAGGCGAGCGAGGTCCCCGAGGGCTTCACCGTCGACGACGTCGTCGTCCACCAGCAGGACGTGCAGGGCGTGGTCAACGCCCTGTGGCGCGGTGGGGCCGAGGCGATGCAGATCATGGACCAGCGGGTCGTCTCGACGAGCGCGGTGCGCTGCGTCGGCAACACGCTCATCCTCCAGGGGCGGGTCTACTCGCCGCCCTTCACGATCACCGCGATCGGCGACCCGGAGGACCTGCGCTCGGAGCTCGACAGCGACCCCTCGGTGAGCATCTACAAGCAGTACGTCGACGCGGTCGGCCTGGGCTACGAGGTCCAGCAGTCCGACGAGACCGAGCTGCCCCCCTTCGACGGGCGTACGACCCTGGAGCACGCCCGCCCGCTGACGTCGGCGCGGTGA